TCAGCGTCTACCTCGCCGCGTTCCACGCCCCCAGGCCGCACGACCTGCCGGTCGCCGCCGTAGGCACCTCGCAGGAGATACACCGGCTCGAGAAGGGCTTGGAATCGGCCCTGCCCGGTGGCTTCGACGTACGGCCCTACGGCGACGAGAGCGCGGCACGGAAGGCCGTCGCACACCGCGACGTCTACGCCGCCTACCTCACCGGCCGCGGCGAGCCGACCCTGCTGTACGCCGGTGCCAACGGGCCCTCCGTCACCGGAACCCTCACCGGAGCCTTCGGCCCGGTCGCCGAGGCGGACGGCCACCGGCTCGCCCAGGAAGACATCCTTCCCACCTCCGGGGGCGACACCCGCGGCCTGTCGATCTTCTACGCGGCCTTCGGCCTGGTCCTGGCCGGCTATCTGTTCGGCATGATGACCTACCAGGCCGCACCCACCCTGCGCTTCAGGCAGCGCATGGCCAGCCTCGCGCTCTTCGGAGTCCTGGGCGGGATCATCATCGCCCTTCTCGCCGGAAGCACCGGATTCGGGGCGCTGCCCGGCTCGTTCATCGGGATCGCGGGGATGACCGCGCTGATGGCGATGGCGGCCGGCGGCGCGACCATGGTGTTCATCCGGTGGACCGGAGCGGCGGGCGCCGGGCTGGCCTCGGTCGTTCTGCTGACCCTCGGCAACAGCACCAGCGGTGGTGTCATGCCCGCCCCCTACCTGCCAGGCTGGCTGCACCCACTGTCCGAGGTCCTGCCCGTCGGCGCCGGTGTCCGCGCCATTCAGGGACTGGCGTACTTCCACCACGACGGTCTGGAGCGCGGCATCATCGTGCTGGCCGTCTGGATCGTCGCCTGCGCGGGACTGCTCTACCTGCGGG
The window above is part of the Streptomyces syringium genome. Proteins encoded here:
- a CDS encoding ABC transporter permease, yielding MSLPTSSRPAAARQAHPHTDIPDNAPPPHPQGGLKGVLLPVAVVLAIGTIFVSVYLAAFHAPRPHDLPVAAVGTSQEIHRLEKGLESALPGGFDVRPYGDESAARKAVAHRDVYAAYLTGRGEPTLLYAGANGPSVTGTLTGAFGPVAEADGHRLAQEDILPTSGGDTRGLSIFYAAFGLVLAGYLFGMMTYQAAPTLRFRQRMASLALFGVLGGIIIALLAGSTGFGALPGSFIGIAGMTALMAMAAGGATMVFIRWTGAAGAGLASVVLLTLGNSTSGGVMPAPYLPGWLHPLSEVLPVGAGVRAIQGLAYFHHDGLERGIIVLAVWIVACAGLLYLRDARGARGRQAATA